The DNA sequence ACCCGTCATTATCTGTGCATTAACTCTGGAATGATGAAACATTATATACATGGTGGTCATTGAAATGAGTTGCCCACATTCTCTAATTCAGGCTCATTTTATTGTAATAGCATTGGCGTTCTTCTTGAGGTCcactcctttttattttattttaaatttcttTTGCTATTTGAAGTTTTCCTTCCTTCGGAATGGTGGTTTTGAACCATGTTGGTTTGCACATGCTGTCTCTAGTCTATATGTGACGGTAGACAGCTGGTGTTCTTAAAATCACTGAAGTTGATTTTGAGATCAGTGCAGTGTTGACATCTGGGACTGTCAGCTAGCTAGTCATCACCACCTAGCTGGTGGTCAATTCACAGagatacagtgccttgcgaaagtatttggcccccttgaacttttcaaccttttccacatttcaggcctcaaacataaagatataaaactgtaattttttgtgaagaatcaacaacaagtaggacacaattatgaagtggaatgaaattcattggatatttcaatcctttttaacaaataaaacactgaaaaagGGGACACACCAAGCAGGTCCGAGATACAGTTGTCGAGAAGTTCAAAgccggatttggatacaaaaagatttcccaagccttaaacatcccaaggagccctgtgcaagcgataatattgaaatggatggagtatcagaccactgcaaatctacgaagacctggccgtccctctaaactttcagctcatacaaggagaaaactgatcagagatgcagccaagaggcccatgatcactctggattaactgcagagatctacagctgaggtgggagactctgtccataggacaacaatcagtcgtatactgcacaaatctggcctttatggaagagtggcaagaagaaagccatttcttaaagatatccataaaaagtgtcgtttaaagtttgccacaagccacctgggagacacaccaaacatgtggaagaaggtgctctggtcagatgaaaccaaaatcgaactttttggcaacaatgcaaaatgtttggcgtaaaagcaacacagctcatcaccctgaacacaccatccccactgtcaaacatggtggtggcagcatcatggtttgggcctgcttttcttcagcatgGACAGGGCAGATGGTTAgaattgatgggaagatggatggagccaaatacaggatcattctggaagaaaacctgatggagtcttcaaaagacctgagactgggacagagatttgtcttccaacaagacaatgatccaaaacataaagcaaaatctacaatggaatggttcacaaataaacatatccaggtgttagaatggccaagtcaaagtccagacctgaatccaatcgagaatctgtggaaagaactgaaaactgctgttcacaaacgctctccatccaacctcactgagctcgagctgttttgcaaggaggaatgagcaaagatttcagtctctcgatgtgcaaaactgatagagacataccccaagcgacttacagctgtaatcgcagcaaaaggtgacgcaacaaagtattaacttaagggggctgaataattttgcacgcccaatttttcagttttttatttgttaaaaaggtttgaaatatccaataaatttcgttccacttcatgattgtgtcccatttgttgttgattcttcacaaaaaattacagttttatatctttatgtttgaagcctgaaatgtggcaaaaggtcgaaaagttcaagggggccgaatactttcgcaaggcactgtagaTAGAGAAAacatccctaaatagttctcaTTATCGCTTCTGACCCCACAGGCAGTGCCAGTTTAAATATTTAAGtgatgcattttctttttatgatTGGCTGACCCATccagataatctttttttttgtgtgtgtgtacataacCTTTATTTCAGTACTTTAGTTAAGTATTCAATTAGGGGTATTGTTGAAAACTGCTTTCAATGGACAGTGAGATGCCATGCTAGCCTTGTGGATATTTATAGATCAGCTCAAATCTCTATTTCAGGGACCACTCCAGGGTTGTGTGGTCTCAAAGTTTCATCTTTAGCAAATAAGCTCCAGACAGCAAATACACAAATGACTTGTATGATGGGCCTTTTTTTAGGTGGGGGTTGACTTCCTGAACCCTATTCTTCTGGGGGGGACCATTCCATCtcaatacagaaaaaaaactgaaagctTTAATGGTTAGAGTTCATCAGAACTCTGGTTGTCATGTTTAGTTTGTTTCATTATTGCCTTTAAATGTTTGAGTTGTGTAGATAAGACGTGAGAAATAAAACTATAACGTTTTGTTTATAAAATGACATGTGGTGGGAAACCCGCGGGAATGTTTACAGTGCGATAGTGCTAGGCCCACCTGTAaggtgttgtgttttgcacAACTCTACAAATAACATGTTCATCGGTACTGTATGGTAAGTCACAATTGTAAGCTAACTGTTTGACAAAAAGGATCTACAACATGCCATTCTTTCTGGAACCAAAGGATTCTAGTCAGAATTGCTGCTACTAGCTGTGGAACTATATTCTCGATACTGCATAAGGAATAATGTGCATGATGTACAAGTAAATTCTTTTTTAGTAGATTGCCAATTTGCTTTACAGTGCACTCTATTAAAGTGAATAACAAGCTGAATTGTCAGTTTTGTTTTGCATTGGGAAAAGTCATATTGTGAACTAAGATAATGTGTGAAATTCAGTATTGTTGAAATAACAAATGAGTAATCTGcaagtacatttttttattttcataactGATTTTTTATTGATGGCAACTGAATAAATTAAGGCTTATGAACAAGCATCATAAAAAGCACCgtaaataaatgcatatttataaatataaaaataaaaagtaaaaaatactaTTGTGAAATATAATGGCCACAATCAACAAGTGGGATTTCTCACATTTGAGTTTTGTGATCCATATGAATACGGACTTAATTTGAAGTTGAACAGTTTTCAGTGATTTCTCAGTTACACTGATGCTTGTTATAATGAAACATACAAGCATTAACAATGATATGCTGGTTACTTCTCAACCGGTCTCTGACCTTACACCCAGATAGTCTTACAGTTTATTTAAGTCCCTGGAGGGTCCTCCGCTATACAGAAGAAAAAAGTGAATTGTGGACATACTTGAATTTACTGTGTGGTTAATAAAAGTCAGTGTAATAGTTACTTACTAGACTAACTGTAAAATATGATACCTTTCTTACTTACAAATCTGCTCACATTTAAACCTGTACCTTTTTTGGTAATATTTCTTACACAAAAAGCTCCTGAGGTCAAATTAGCTTTACTACATCTCAAAAGCTCAACATTAAAGCAGAACTGTTTTATAGTTCCTTTGTACTTAATGAACATTACATCTTGATGAAGTGTAACTTCTTGATTTCAGATCAAGTAGGGCTTGTTTTGTGGGCAGATTAAGTGTATTCTAGGACAAAGAAATGAAGCACAATAGAGTTCTACATTGAGCTTCAATTTTTTTTAGCTCTGGCTATGTTTAAATTGTGTCCACAAAACCGGCCTGTAATGTCCACTTCAACCCAGTGCTTGACTTCAGCAGGAGCTCACCAGAGTTGACTATCAGCaactacattttcaaatgcttgTCATCCTGTTCCTAGAATATTACCTCAAACATATATGTGGACCTCCTGCATCTAAATATAAACAGTATCAGCACCCACATTTATTACAGTCAACTATTACAGTCATGCATCGCCCAAACTTAATCTTTGAgtagaaagttgtcaatggaaATTCATTATTGAGTTTGCTTTTTAGTCCAGGACCAGGCTTAATCGGTGTCCAGAAAAAACAGACCTATAGTGTCATTTCAAGGTGAAGTAATAACAGTTAAATCCATTACATAAGGTGAATCAAAAATGGCCCCACATTCACTACAGTGCACTACGGTTGATTAAATACCAACATTTCCACTTGCTCAAACTGCATTGGAGAAAAGGGTTCTTTTCAGCTGTGCCTCTCCATGCCTTGACAAGAAGATGACAGATGTTTAACCAATTGAAACTGAAAGATCCAAGGTGCCTCCATCTGTTCTTCTTTAATGCCCTACTGTTAACCGTTTATATCAGCCAATTTGGAAATggagagtgggtgggtggggggggggggggttcaggaaAAGACGCCCGCAAAAACTATTGAGAGCTGCTTCTCTTTCAGTGGGAATCCAGAAAATAGGAGCTTTCTGTGTCttgttttccttgttttccacTACGTCCTTAGTCAGTCACCTGATTAATGTTAAATGTTCCTTGATAGATGGCAGCTTTAAGTCAGTCAGACCCCAGATGGGTCGGGTTACAGTTCTGCAAGTGGTTTAGGAGGTAGGGCTTTATGATGCTTAGTCATAACAGTGGAACAAAaggaacaaaatattttttatgaactAAAACTGAGCTCTCTTCCTGGAATCAAAGCAAGTAATGTGACCTCCATAGGTATTGGGACAGTgaagtcaacatttttatttttgctgtacattcaaggcatatgaaaattGGAATAAAATATGATGAAtatgaggcaaaagtacagaacaacaccttttatttctgtctgtttcaacacaCAATTTAGAGTTCCATCCCCTCATTTTATGTGACCATAAGTTTTGCGAGATTTGTCTCACAGGtgttaaattgtattttcattgcCTTGAGTGTACAGCGAAAATAGCAATTCTGGAGTTTTTGTTTAATTCCTGCCAGTAGTTCTGAAAATGGTGCTAATGAGCTAGTTGGGCCAGTTTTTCATGTACTACATAATCCGATTAAAATGCATTGTCTTATTACCTTTTCATACAATATGTCGTGAATCCAATTAATAAGGATCAGCTGAATGTGCTTTGGCGTGAAATACAGTACAGGAATCATGTTTATAAATGAATATTGTACACTAACAGACATGTCTGAATATGGCTGGGATTGTTTCACTCCCGTTTCACTCCCTACCTCGTTACGGGTCAAAAAAGAGTGAGGGCCAACAGAAAAGGTGTGGGCGTGAATTAGGACTGTCTGGATTGGTCCTGTGCAGCTCAGTTGGAAGGGGACGGTGCATGCAAAACCAGGTTTCATATCTATATtataagtcgctctggataggAGCGTCTGCTAAacaactcaaatgtaaatgtcttgCTATCCTGCCAGTCCCAACTGGCAGTTTCTGGCAGCGCAGAAAGTATCAGATATACAGTGTCAGTGTTCACGTAAATCGCCTGGGGTTTTTGGCGAAGGTAACCCGCGGCCAATAGAGTGAAGGGTGATAGGGAACGCCAAAACTAGAGACGAGAAACCACATAGCAATACTCGATATTTGTGGTGGGTATGAGTACCACTTTAGGTGGGGAGATGCAGTGTCAGAACATTCTGTATGGCTCTCATGTGACATAACAGTAAttccaaaaaatacaaataggTTCCCTTGATTAAAATAACTGGACAACACATGCCTTCAAAAGGAGCTAATTAGAAAGTAACGCGTTGACAGAGACCCTAAAGAATGTGGCCAGAAATTAAATGGAAAAAGGCGTTGAAATGCCAGAAAGAAATGTGCTGTTAAGAATTCCTTTGTGTATGgaatgtttttctattctttgTTCCACCAGTAATAGTGTTCCCTATATAGATTCATACTTTCCTGTTGTCGTAAAACATTACGGAAAAGTTTAAAtgtgacacaaatacacagacatttAACACAACGAGGAGGGAGCGCGTTCACTACacgtatttcttttttaaaaaccAGTAGGCAAAGTAACCCATCCCACCAAGGGAGCCCATGAGGAAAGAGGCCCCGAAGAAGGACGGCGGCTTCTTTTTTACCATTCGGAATGCATTGGGTAGAACTGCTGATAGCAGGGTTGTGTGGATGTCGCCCAGAACCTTCCGGAAAGCGTAGCGTTTTTGCACCCGCTCGAAAAAGGACTGGAGATTGGGTCGGCTGCCATCCTCCCAGTATTTCTTTGAGAGTCCCAAGAACTTGAGCCTGTGCAACAGGGCTCCCAGACAGACATCAGCTAGTGTAAATTCAGGTCCACATAGCCATAACTCATATTTCTGACCTGCCAAAAGAGAACATAGTGTAGCAGAGTGGGACAAAGTGtcctggtcccagatctgtttaAACCCTCTTACCAGCCGCCACTCCCACGGTCATAAAAGTGAGGGGAGTTGGCAAGATAACCAAACAGATCTGGAACCAGGCTTGGGAGATAAGACAGAATATTTCCGATAATGTAATCTTTGAACTCAAGGGCGTAAACATCAATAATAACGTCCACTCACCTTCATACTCAATTTTCCTcttctccagctctgcctccacctgATCTAGCACCATGGCCAACTCGCCAAGGATTTTCTTTAGAAACGTCACGTTGTCGTGGTCCAATATTTTGGCCTGTGAGCACAAGAACAATCACGTTTTACTTATGTGCAACATAACTCTATATCGTTGTCCCTTATGACCGTCAGTAGGTGACAATAATGAATGAAGGGCGAACGAATTTCACTGTCTGTGTGCCTCTTCCAATCCTGTACCCTATAAGGAGGTGCATTCATTGCAGACGTTGTTATCTAACTCGTGTGGGGGAGTCAAAGCCAGGAGCGGCCGTGAAGTCAGGGAACAGGTCGGTGTGGGTGACTTACAAAACACAGGGAACTGCAGAATAAAAGCCCCCTCCTCAAATAAAGATCAACTTACACCTGCTAGCTGTCATTAACAACTGAGAGCTATTGTATGGTGTGTCATGTTCAGTCCCATGCAAGCATcccttgaaaataaaacaacaagagtaaaaaataaagagTATAAAAtaaagagtaaaaaaataaagagttaAAAATAGAGAgtagaaaataaaaagttaaaaagtgtATGTCCAACAATGTAACTAACAGATTTCACAATAAATGTACTGACTGGCCGTCCTGAAGATACAGTAGGCGGAGCCAAGCTGTcgaacaaaaaacatttgtttcagaGGGCAGATTTGTGCCGACCACGGTAGCCATGTGTGGTCCTGACACAAGCACTTTGGAGTAACTCTGTATTATCTCTCCTACATCACACTGAAACGTGGTCAGTGGTAATACATGTTGGAGACGCTGCTTAGTAATTCAACAAGCCGCTGCTTTACGGTTTCTCTCCCCGTGGGTCTTTCCTGTGGCGTGGTATAGCGGTGGTCTCACCATTAGCTTTTTCTGCTTGGACAGGTACGGCTCTGTCAGTGTGGGCTCGTCGTGGTCCAGCTTCATCAGCTCAGACGCAGCGTTGGCCAAGTGTCCTGAGGACAGAGATAATAACATCACTGTCTCTGAGGTATAAGAAACGAGTCAGAAGCTACTACCTTAATTACCCATAATAAACCCGTGTCCCAGTGTCACCACTAATAGTTTTAAATGACAGCTAATTATACCTAGTGCATATTCTACTATTTGACCAATGTATACACAATTTACAAATATGTAGAGACATACTCAGACCAAATCTTCAAAAATGGCATTATTCATGCTTCATTGAACATGAATTTGGGAATAGTTTTGGCTGAAAGACCAGTGGGAGAGCTTAGAGACCATGGAGCAGTACAGGTGAACCGGGAACCAGCAGCTTAGAAGACTAGACCACCCTGGGACACCACACCAATTTTAAGAAATGTACTGTGTCACATCACATTTATTTGTAACAATGCACAATAAATGTAATCCCACGATTCACCTGGTTCTCTGTGGCTACACACAAGAGGGTCCTGGCCCACAGTTTGGGAACAGCTGCTAGACTTCTGTTATCCTGCTAAATCTTTATTTCATAGTGACAATTAATTTCAGTTGTGAAAGAAAGATAAATCAAGTGTTGTTCCTAACAACATGTGAATGACTCTGAGTCAGTGTACCACCTCCAACAACCAATAACCTATCAAGTTGATTTAACAGGTTTTTCCACAGCAAGGTCTGAATCAGCCCTTTTCTTGATTTACAAAACACCATGACAGTAAAGGGAAAATACCATGCATAATAGACTTAATGACATAATATTTCCTGCTATAGTCTAGAGAGTTATTAACATGGCTTGAATGCAATTTGCCTTGATAAAGATTTCACTCTTAAATAAGATTAACTTGGATAATACATTGTAATCTGGTTGTGGCACAACCTGCTGCAGTAAAGTGTTATGAAATGCCTTATTAATGGCATATTGCAGTTAGGCCTAcaccaggggttcccaaacctttTTGGCCGGCGACCCCATTTTGATATCTAAAAATTATTGtgaccccaaccatgtgaagaaaaaaattatataatcgttttttcattttttttgtggcTATGAAAGTcagttgtaaaacattctccgcCGACCCCATTATtatatcaggtgaccccacatggggCCGCGACCCCTAGTTTGAGAACCTCTGGCCTACACAGTTAGGCTTTTAAAATACAAAccttttaaaatactttatacacaacatacagtactgtgcaaaagtattAGATACATGAAAGTTGAACTAAGGTCATTTATTTGTGtagtattttaataaaataaataaatagaaatatatatatatatgtatgtatatatatatatatatatatatatatatatatatatatatatatatatatatatatacatacagctctggaaaaaattaagtgaccacagcaactttttctttcttttccaaaaaggttggaaaggaagattttgagcgaggaacagaagtgttaaaattaagagaccactgcaaattgaacgcttccgttcctcactcaaaactttcctttttgactttatAACAAATGAATTTCCCTTTTTGACAAGTGAATGCCTTCTCTGAAACCCTGTCAAAAAACCACGTGTGAATACAGGTCTCGTGAATTGTAATTGTATTCCCACTGGGAAACCCCTGAATTCCGACTTGACTTACTACGTATTTCAGCGGTGGCGTACTTTGGGATCATGGAGTCAGTGGTGAGCTCAGGGTGCAGAATACAGCCGTGTGTGTAGGCGTCCATAGGCAGGCCATCCAGCAGCTCACGGTACTGCTGTACACGATCATGGAGAGGAGAGCCTGCATCTGGAATCAGCTGGGCCACAGTCTCTACGGACACACCAGGTGGGCACAGGCAGAGGGATGTACAGCACAGTGACGGAATAACAGTCAACAGCATAAATGCACGGCACTGTTTCTGTTAGCCGACTTGAACTGCTTCGTGTAATAAagttaatgaaaataaagttaacAAAGTTTGCTTATACATTACGAAGGCTAACAATGGTGTGTTAGGGGAATTTTGCTGTAAATGGTGTAAGACAAATCTCTGTTTGAGAATAGGAATAGGGGCTCAATAGACAGCTGCAGTGAACTCCGAAGGTATTTGGAAAGTGacacattataaaaatgtt is a window from the Esox lucius isolate fEsoLuc1 chromosome 12, fEsoLuc1.pri, whole genome shotgun sequence genome containing:
- the gdap1l1 gene encoding ganglioside-induced differentiation-associated protein 1-like 1, which translates into the protein MASSNNVTPTNCSWWPISAMDEDGEITDGEKSEEPAIESKPNFSKDKLVLYHWTQSFTSQKVRLVINEKGLLCEERDVSLPIAEHKEPWFMRLNLGEEVPVFIHGDTIVSDYNQIIQYLEANFVGETVAQLIPDAGSPLHDRVQQYRELLDGLPMDAYTHGCILHPELTTDSMIPKYATAEIRRHLANAASELMKLDHDEPTLTEPYLSKQKKLMAKILDHDNVTFLKKILGELAMVLDQVEAELEKRKIEYEGQKYELWLCGPEFTLADVCLGALLHRLKFLGLSKKYWEDGSRPNLQSFFERVQKRYAFRKVLGDIHTTLLSAVLPNAFRMVKKKPPSFFGASFLMGSLGGMGYFAYWFLKKKYV